CGCCAGTTTCAGAACCTCCTGCGCATCGACCTCTCGCGCCACCAACAGCTCCGTCAACTTCGGCTCCCCATACGTCAATGTCCCGGTCTTATCGAAGATGGCGGTTCGGCATCCCGCGATTTGTTCCAGGACGACGGGGGATTTTACGATGATGGCGCGGCGGGCCGACAGTGAAATGGAGCCAATGATCGCGATCGGGATCGCCAGGAGCAGCGGGCAGGGCGTTGCGATCACCAGCACTGCCAGGAACCGAATGGACTCCCCGCTCAACGCCCAGGCGAGGATGGCCACGAGCAGGGCAACCGGAGTGTAGATGGCCCCCAGTCGATCCCCGAGCCGCTGCAGCTGTGGCCGCTTGCTCTCGGACTCGCGCATCACCACCATGATCTTGGCATAACGTGAATCCGCTGCCGCCTTCGTGGTCCGAATCGTCAGGACTGATCCGCCATTGACTGCGCCGGAGATCACACTGGACCCGGAGGTCTTCGTGATCTGAAACGGTTCTCCGGTCAGGTAGGATTCATCCATGACACCGTGGCCCTCTGTCACCACTCCGTCTGCCGGGCAGATTTCGTGCGGGTGAATCACCAAGGTTTCGCCAACCGCGATGTCCTCCAGCGGCACGTCCACCATTTCGCTTCCCTGTTTGCGGTGAGCAACCGAAGGCATCCTTTTTGCGAGGGCTGCCAGGACCGACGAAGCGCTCTTCAGCGCGTAGCTCTCCAGCGCCGCGCCACCTGCCAACATCAGCACGATAATGGAGCCCGCCAGATACTCGCCGAGAAGGACCGACGTAATGATGGATATACCTCCGAGCAGGTCTGATCCGAACTGAAACCTCAGTACCTTGCGGAGTAAGTCGTAGAGCATCGGGAGACCGCCAGCAATCAGTGTTAACAGCAGCGGAAGGCGATGGAGGCCGGGTTCCGCAGGAAGGCTGTAACGGAGAGCCAGATGGCTCATGATTCCGACAACGGCAAGGATCGCCACCACCGCTGATTTGTGCCGCCAGGCGACCAGAGCCTGGCCGTGGAGCCATCCATTGGGCGTTGAGGTTGGCGCGGCTAAGGTGTTTATGGGTATGGTAGTCATGCTAATGTGGGAGGTGCTCAGCGGAATTGCCGGCGGAAGCGCCACAAGCCGAATCCGAAAATGATGGCGCCCAAACCTGTGATCCCCACGATTAATAGACTTTGTCGTTAAGCTTCATGCAGAATCCGAGAACGATTCATCGGTATTCCTTGGGTTGGATTCTCCTCGCGTGACAATGGCGTGGTTTTGGGCCCTGGAGGCCGGGTATGCCCGAGGCCTGAATCGCCACGCAGGCCTTCCGCTAGATCGCGAATGCGGGCGCCCGCTTAGGGAAGTCGGCCCCACGGGACACCCCCTCCCACGCCTTGAACTCCTTCGCGAGGGCCTGAAGCTTTTCGTTCGCCCCTTCATAAGCGTCGTTGCCCAGGAGAAGATGATGAGGCGGGTGCGGTGAGTTGATCGCTTCGACGATGGCCTTGACGGCCCGAACTGGATCCCCGGGTTGCTTTCCGGAGTTCGCCCGCATTTCGGTCCGCCAGTTGCCGGCAGTCGCGGCATAGTCCGCGATGGGCGTTGCGCACTCTTGGGCCGAGCGTCCGGCCCAATCAGTTCTGAATCCACTGGGTTCAACGAGCATCACATGAATGCCGAGTGGCTCCACTTCCTGCCAGAGGGCTTCGGACAAGCCCTCGATAGCAAAATTGGTCGCATTGTAAAAACCCAGCGATGGAAAGGATCGCAGCCCGCCTACCGACGAAACATTGATGATGGACCCCTGACGCCTGCGTCGCATGCCAGGCAAGGCTGCTTGGATCATCCAGCTCAGCCCGAACACGTTGATCTCGAACATGCGGCGGACCTCCTGCTCCTCACTCTCCTCGACGGCAGCGAAGTAGCCGATCCCCGCATTGTTCACCAGCACGTCAATGCCGCCAAACGTCCTTTCCGCCTCCTGTCAAAGACTCACCCGCGCTGGCCAGGTCCTCCACGTCAGCGGGGTTCCTGGCGGTGATGACGGTGCGATAGCCCAACTGGAGGACATGCTTGGCCAACTCGCGTCCGAAACCGGTCGAGCAGCCAGTGATGAACCAAACGGGTTTTTTTTCTGAGGGCTTGATGGGGTTCTTAGTTGTCATGGGTATTCAAGAGTAAAGTTCTTCATCCGTCGTGTGTTTGCCGCAGTCCGCCACGACGCACCGTGTCGATTCGTTGATCTTAGAAAACTGATCTCGTCGGCTTCACGCTAGGGCGATGCGATCTGGTGCGCCATGGGGTGTAACCCTAACAAGGCAGCCCATCACCTCTCATGCCGGCGCGTCGATGGAACTGGTCCGCACCAATTTGCGATTCACGAACTCTTGAATGCCCAACGCTGATAGTTCCCGACCATAGCCGGAGTTCTTGATCCCCCCGAAAGGCAGATCGCACGCGGTCCAGGTCGGGTGGTTGATAAACACCATGCCGGTATCCAGTCGGCTCGCCATCTGTTGGGCGCGCGCAACGCTTTTGGAGAAGATCGAGCCACCCAGGCCAAAATCGGAATCATTGGCCAGGGCAACTGCCTCGTCCTCATTCTTGACGACAAAAATCAACGCGACCGGTCCGAAAAACTCTTCGCGGTAGGCCGGATTCCCAGGTTTGATGTTCGTGAGGATTGTCGGCTGCATGAACGAGCCGGGTATATCTAACCGATTTCCGCCCAGCAAAACCTTGGCTCCGTTGGCAACGGCTCCTTTGACCTGAGCCAACAAGCTTATCAAAGCGCTTTCAGTCGAGAGGGGAGCGAGTGTGGTCGAACTGTCCATGGGATCGCCGGGCTTGAGGGCAGTGAGAGCCGCTTGGAACTTCTCAAGAAATGCATCGGCAATCTCCTCGGCTAGGATGAATCGTTTCGCGGCGACGCAGCATTGGCCGGCGTTGTTCATCTTCGCCCAGACAGCCCACTTGACAGTGGCTTCGAGGTCGGCGTCGGCCAGAACGATGAACGCGTCGTTCCCACCGAGTTCCATGGTGGTCTTCTTAACGTTCTGTCCAGCTCGCGCCGCAACACTGCGGGCTGCTTCCACACCGCCAGTCAGGGCCACTCCCTTGATTCGGGGATCATCGATCACCTGGTTTACCTGGTCGTGCGAGATGAGCAGGTTGGTATACGCTCCGGCTGGCGCCCCGGCGTCGAGCCACAATTTGGCAAACGCCATCGCACATTGGGGCACGCAACCCGCGTGCTTCACCATCACGACATTCCCCGCCATCAGATTGGGCGCGGCGAAGCGCGCCAGTTGGTAGTAGGGAAAGTTCCAAGGTTGAACACCGAAAAGCACGCCGAACGGACTGTGTTCGATCACGGCTTCACCCAGCTTGGGCTTCAGAGTTTCCGACGTCAGAAAGTTCTCGGCATTGGCTGCGTAATAATCGAGGATATCCGCGCTCAGTGAGACTTCGCCGCGGGCTTCAGCGATGAGTTTTCCCATCTCGAGCGTCACCGGTTTGGCCAACTCGTCTGCCCGTTCACGCATCAGGGTGGCTGCTTTGGCGACGATGGTGGAGCGTTCTGCGAAGGTCAGTTGGCGCCAGGACTCGAAGCAGGTCTGGGCGGTCTTCAGCGCTTTCTCGAGCTGGCTGGCGGTCAGCTGTTCGAATGTCTTGAGCGTTTTGCCATTGTAAGGGTTGACGCTTTGGTAAGCTTTGGACTTTGCCGTCCCGGCGGGTTTGGTGGGTGATTTTCCTGGGGGAGGCAGCGGGGTGGTGAGGGCGGTTGTCATGATGCCGAAACCTTAAACTGAAGCGGCTGCCAGCGACATGGGGTGTTACCCGGACAAATTTGGCAGGGCTAGCGTGTGGGACGGGGTGTGGTTTTTCCCGAACCAGGCCGTCGATGGGATTGAGGTGTGCCGCCCGTCGAGCGGGTGTATATCCGCAGACGATCCCGACAACCGCTGCGAATAAGAAGGAAATCAGATTGATTTGCGCTGTCCGACATCAGCCCAACCTGACGATCATCTTGCCGATATTTGTGCCTTCGAACAGACCCAGAAATGCTTCGGTCATGTGTTCGATTCCCTGGACGACCGTTTCCCGATTCTTGAGCTTGCCGGCCCGATAATAGCCCCCTACTTCCTGCTCGAACTCGGCTTGCCGGTCCAGCCAGTCTCGAACCAGTAGGCCTTTCATCGTCAGTCGCTTGGTGATCATGTTGAAGAGGTTGGAAGGCCCGGGCTTTGGCTTTGTCGCGTTGTAGGCCGAGATTCCGCCACAGGCAATGATCCGACCGTGAACTCTCAACACCTGAAGGGCCGCCTCGAGTGTTTCCCCCCCCACATTGTCAAAATAGACATCAATTCCATCCGGGGCTTCGACATTGAGCTGCTCAAGAACCGGTGCGGTCTTGTAGTTTAGGGCAATATCAAAGCCGCATTTCTCACGAAGGAACCGGACTTTCTCCGGGGAGCCGGCCGATCCGATGACCCGGCATCCACGGATCTTGGCCAGTTGACCAGCCACGCTGCCCACAGCTCCCGCTGCGCCCGAGATGAAGACCACGTCCCCGGCCTTCACTCCCACGAGATTCAATCCTGCCCAAGCCGTCATCCCTGTCATGCCCAGCGCCCCTAGGTAAACAGAGAGCGGCTCGATATCGCGACTGAGCTGGCGCAGACCTTCCGGTGGGGCGGTGAAATACTCACGCCAGCCCTGGTTGGAACTGACAACATCGCCTACCTTAAAAGCATCGCTACGCGACGCGATTACCTCGCCCACTGCGCCTCCTTCCATGGCTTTGCCAAGCTCGAACGGCGGCACATAAGATTTCCCCTCAGACATCCGGCCCCGCATATAGGGGTCGACCGACAGGTAGAGATTTCGCACCAGTACCTGATGTTCGGGCAGCGGCCCGATCGTGGTTTCCACGAGCGAGAAATTACCCGCGGTGGGAAGACCGTTTGGGCGTGAAACCAAATGAATTTCCCGGCTTGTGATGGTGTTCATAACAGTTGGAGTGAACCGAGGTCTGATGGCGGCGTAGATTCGTTCTCTCACCTGCCCGTGTTGGATTCGTCCGTTTTCATCTTCAGAGCGGCTTGGAGCATTTGATCGTGGGCCGCCTCGGCAATGCCTTCCTCGATTAGGCGCTGATGATCGCTGCGGCCTTCGGCATCTTCATCCTCACTACCGGCAACGGGTATGGAACTCCCCGTTGACCCCGCCACCGGATTCCAGCGGTCCGACTCCGGGGCTGTCTCAATCGCCTCTTCGTTTTCGTCCGGGCTTGGATCTCCGATCAGTTCCTGCTTCGCCAACTCCCAATCGGCTTTGGTCACATCCTGGGGGTCGCGCCCATCGATCGTTGCGAGTTCCTGAGCTCGCTTGTGCACCATTTGGCGGGTGACGGTTCCGAGGCCGGCAGAGTGCTCGGTTAATGCGCCCTGTTTGAGTGGATTAGTGTTTATGCTGTGGTTCACGCATGAAGCCTAAACCTAGACCCAGCCACAGCACTATGGGGTGTTTACCCCAAAACCCGTGGGGAGCATCCCCATCAGGACACCTGAGAAATTAGTGACTTCTGGCGATTAAGCGCGCCGTCAACGATTCGTAGCCGTTGGAGCGCCGATACAGCGGCTCCATTTCGGTATGCTCATTGACGTCCAGCAAGTCGATGCGTTCCACGCGATCAACGAGGGCTTGGAGCAGGCTCCGCACGATCAACCGCGCGTGGGGTGCGCCCAAGCACAGATGGGGCCCGAATCCAAAAGACACGTGCGGGTTTGGTTTGCGATCCAGTCGAATCTCTTGCGGTGCTTCGAACACCGACTCGTCGAAGTTCGCCGAAGCCCAGCCCAGCGACACCCGTCCCCCGGGTGGAACGGTGGCTCCCAGGACCTCGGTCTGCACGGGGCAAACCCGTCCGATGTGCGTGAGCGGCATGAAGAAACGGAAGAATTCTTCGCCCGCGTGAACGATGCGTTTGGGATCGTCGCGGAGATATTGCAGCGCCTGAGGGTTCTGGCCGAGATAGGCGATGATGGAGGAGATACTGTGGATGATGGTGTCGCGCCCT
The nucleotide sequence above comes from Verrucomicrobiales bacterium. Encoded proteins:
- a CDS encoding NADP-dependent oxidoreductase; protein product: MNTITSREIHLVSRPNGLPTAGNFSLVETTIGPLPEHQVLVRNLYLSVDPYMRGRMSEGKSYVPPFELGKAMEGGAVGEVIASRSDAFKVGDVVSSNQGWREYFTAPPEGLRQLSRDIEPLSVYLGALGMTGMTAWAGLNLVGVKAGDVVFISGAAGAVGSVAGQLAKIRGCRVIGSAGSPEKVRFLREKCGFDIALNYKTAPVLEQLNVEAPDGIDVYFDNVGGETLEAALQVLRVHGRIIACGGISAYNATKPKPGPSNLFNMITKRLTMKGLLVRDWLDRQAEFEQEVGGYYRAGKLKNRETVVQGIEHMTEAFLGLFEGTNIGKMIVRLG
- a CDS encoding NAD-dependent succinate-semialdehyde dehydrogenase; this translates as MTTALTTPLPPPGKSPTKPAGTAKSKAYQSVNPYNGKTLKTFEQLTASQLEKALKTAQTCFESWRQLTFAERSTIVAKAATLMRERADELAKPVTLEMGKLIAEARGEVSLSADILDYYAANAENFLTSETLKPKLGEAVIEHSPFGVLFGVQPWNFPYYQLARFAAPNLMAGNVVMVKHAGCVPQCAMAFAKLWLDAGAPAGAYTNLLISHDQVNQVIDDPRIKGVALTGGVEAARSVAARAGQNVKKTTMELGGNDAFIVLADADLEATVKWAVWAKMNNAGQCCVAAKRFILAEEIADAFLEKFQAALTALKPGDPMDSSTTLAPLSTESALISLLAQVKGAVANGAKVLLGGNRLDIPGSFMQPTILTNIKPGNPAYREEFFGPVALIFVVKNEDEAVALANDSDFGLGGSIFSKSVARAQQMASRLDTGMVFINHPTWTACDLPFGGIKNSGYGRELSALGIQEFVNRKLVRTSSIDAPA
- a CDS encoding SDR family NAD(P)-dependent oxidoreductase, with the translated sequence MTTKNPIKPSEKKPVWFITGCSTGFGRELAKHVLQLGYRTVITARNPADVEDLASAGESLTGGGKDVWRH
- a CDS encoding HAD-IC family P-type ATPase, with product MTTIPINTLAAPTSTPNGWLHGQALVAWRHKSAVVAILAVVGIMSHLALRYSLPAEPGLHRLPLLLTLIAGGLPMLYDLLRKVLRFQFGSDLLGGISIITSVLLGEYLAGSIIVLMLAGGAALESYALKSASSVLAALAKRMPSVAHRKQGSEMVDVPLEDIAVGETLVIHPHEICPADGVVTEGHGVMDESYLTGEPFQITKTSGSSVISGAVNGGSVLTIRTTKAAADSRYAKIMVVMRESESKRPQLQRLGDRLGAIYTPVALLVAILAWALSGESIRFLAVLVIATPCPLLLAIPIAIIGSISLSARRAIIVKSPVVLEQIAGCRTAIFDKTGTLTYGEPKLTELLVAREVDAQEVLKLAASLERYSKHPLARAILAAASERGIQLPEATEVGEQPGQGLRGMVSGHQLRITSRNKLLAESVAATDQLPEVVTPIPRG
- a CDS encoding SDR family NAD(P)-dependent oxidoreductase — protein: MLVNNAGIGYFAAVEESEEQEVRRMFEINVFGLSWMIQAALPGMRRRRQGSIINVSSVGGLRSFPSLGFYNATNFAIEGLSEALWQEVEPLGIHVMLVEPSGFRTDWAGRSAQECATPIADYAATAGNWRTEMRANSGKQPGDPVRAVKAIVEAINSPHPPHHLLLGNDAYEGANEKLQALAKEFKAWEGVSRGADFPKRAPAFAI